A genomic region of Arachis hypogaea cultivar Tifrunner chromosome 5, arahy.Tifrunner.gnm2.J5K5, whole genome shotgun sequence contains the following coding sequences:
- the LOC112800792 gene encoding uncharacterized protein, translating into MRALLLFLVLCAPFLSCADRSAATVAEIQALTSFKLNLHDPLGALNSWDPSSPAAPCDWRGVACTSGRVTELRVPRLQLGGRLTERISELRMLRKLSLRSNSFNGTIPSSLSKCTLLHSVFLQDNSFSGVIPPEIGNLTGLQIFNVAQNHLSGEVSGELPLGLKYFDLSSNAFSGEIPTAIANLSQLQLINLSYNQFSGELPASFGQLQQLQYLWLDHNLLRGTLPSALANCSSLVHLSVEGNALSGVIPSAISALPNLQVMSLSQNNLTGSIPASFFCNVSVHSPSLRIVQLGFNGFTDFVGPETKSTCFTVLQVLDVQNNHIRGKFPLWLTNVTTLTVLDVSSNALSGEVPPEIGSLTKLVQLKMANNSFSDAIPVEIKKCWSLSVVDFEGNELSGEVPSFFGDMTELKVLSLGGNHFHGSVPVSFGNLSSLETLSLRGNSLNGTLPDTIMALINLTVLDLSGNKFSGEVSPTIGNLNRLIVLNISGNDLSGKIPASVGNLFRLTTLDLSKQNLSGELPFELSGLPNLQVIALQENKLSGDVPEGFSSLMSLQYLNLSSNEFSGHIPENYGFLRSLTVLSLAHNHISGVIPPEIGNCSDVEVLELGSNSLTGHIPADISRLSHLKVLDLGRNNLSGDVPGDISKCSSLNSLLVDHNHLSGNIPEALTDLSNLTMLDLSANNFSGEIPSNLSMIPGLVYFNVSGNNLDGEIPPALGSRFNNASSFAGNEKLCGKPLDRKCEEMTKKDKKRLIVLIIIIASGALLLALCCCFYIFSLLRWRRRLKEGVSGEKKKSPARASSGASGGRGSTDNGGPKLVMFNTKITLAETIEATRQFDEENVLSRTRFGLVFKACYNDGMVLSVRRLPDGALDENMFRKEAESLGKVRHRNLTVLRGYYAGPPDMRLLVYDYMPNGNLATLLQEASHQDGHVLNWPMRHLIALGIARGLAFLHQSSMVHADVKPQNVLFDADFEAHLSDFGLERLTIATPSEASTSGSVGTLGYVSPEAILTGEATKESDVYSFGIVLLELLTGKRPVMFTQDEDIVKWVKKQLQRGQITELLEPGLLELDPESSEWEEFLLGVKVGLLCTAPDPLDRPTMSDIVFMLEGCRVGPDIPSSADPTSQTSPA; encoded by the coding sequence ATGCGAGCTCTTCTACTATTTCTAGTGCTGTGCGCACCTTTCTTATCTTGCGCCGATCGCAGCGCCGCAACCGTTGCTGAGATCCAAGCCTTGACGTCCTTCAAGCTCAACCTTCACGATCCTCTAGGAGCTCTCAACAGCTGGGATCCCTCCTCGCCGGCGGCCCCGTGCGACTGGCGCGGCGTTGCCTGCACCAGCGGCCGTGTCACTGAGTTGCGCGTACCTCGCCTTCAACTCGGTGGCAGACTCACTGAACGAATCTCCGAGTTGCGCATGCTGCGCAAGTTAAGCCTCCGTTCGAACTCCTTTAACGGAACCATTCCTTCGTCTCTCTCCAAATGCACACTCCTGCACTCTGTCTTCTTGCAGGACAACTCTTTTTCCGGCGTCATTCCGCCGGAGATCGGGAACCTCACCGGTCTTCAGATTTTCAACGTGGCGCAGAACCACCTCTCCGGAGAAGTCTCCGGCGAGCTCCCTCTTGGCCTCAAGTACTTCGACCTCTCATCCAACGCCTTCTCCGGCGAGATTCCAACTGCCATTGCCAACCTCTCTCAGCTCCAGCTGATCAACCTATCGTACAACCAGTTCTCCGGCGAGCTTCCGGCGAGCTTCGGGCAGCTTCAGCAGCTGCAGTACCTCTGGCTCGATCACAACCTCCTCAGGGGAACTCTACCTTCGGCGCTCGCGAACTGCTCTTCTCTCGTGCACCTCAGCGTTGAAGGAAACGCTCTCAGCGGCGTGATTCCGTCGGCGATTTCTGCCCTGCCGAATCTTCAGGTGATGTCTCTATCACAGAACAATCTCACTGGTTCCATTCCAGCCTCCTTTTTCTGCAACGTTTCGGTCCACTCGCCTTCGCTTCGGATAGTTCAACTTGGATTCAACGGTTTCACGGATTTCGTGGGGCCTGAGACGAAGAGCACGTGTTTCACTGTTCTTCAGGTTTTGGATGTTCAGAACAATCACATACGAGGCAAATTTCCCTTGTGGTTAACCAATGTCACTACGCTAACGGTTCTTGATGTTTCCAGCAATGCACTTTCCGGCGAGGTTCCGCCGGAGATAGGGAGCCTCACCAAACTGGTGCAGTTAAAGATGGCCAACAATTCGTTTTCCGACGCCATTCCTGTGGAAATCAAGAAATGCTGGTCGCTGAGTGTGGTTGACTTTGAAGGTAACGAGCTTTCCGGCGAAGTTCCTTCGTTTTTCGGTGACATGACAGAATTGAAGGTGCTGTCCCTTGGGGGGAACCACTTCCATGGCTCAGTTCCGGTGAGTTTTGGTAACCTTTCCTCTCTTGAAACGTTGAGTCTGAGAGGTAATAGTTTGAATGGAACCTTGCCTGATACGATAATGGCGTTGATCAATTTGACCGTGCTTGACCTCAGTGGAAACAAGTTTAGCGGTGAAGTGTCTCCTACTATTGGAAATCTGAATAGATTGATTGTTCTCAATATCAGTGGCAATGACTTGTCTGGAAAAATTCCTGCTAGTGTGGGGAATCTTTTCAGGCTCACTACACTTGACTTGAGCAAACAGAATCTTTCAGGTGAGTTGCCGTTTGAGCTCTCAGGTCTGCCAAATCTGCAAGTCATTGCTCTGCAGGAGAACAAGTTATCTGGTGATGTACCTGAAGGTTTTAGCAGTTTGATGAGTTTGCAGTATTTGAATCTCAGCTCTAATGAATTTTCTGGCCATATACCTGAAAACTATGGCTTTCTTCGTTCGTTGACCGTGCTTTCATTGGCTCATAATCACATTTCGGGGGTGATTCCTCCGGAAATTGGAAACTGTTCTGATGTTGAAGTTCTTGAGCTTGGATCGAATTCTTTGACAGGTCATATTCCTGCTGATATTTCTCGTCTCAGCCACTTGAAAGTGCTTGATTTGGGCAGGAACAATTTATCTGGAGATGTGCCTGGGGATATTTCCAAATGCTCCTCGTTGAATTCTTTGTTAGTGGATCACAACCATCTTTCAGGGAACATACCAGAGGCATTGACAGATCTGTCAAACCTAACAATGCTGGATCTCTCTGCTAATAACTTCAGTGGGGAAATTCCTAGTAATCTTTCTATGATCCCTGGCTTGGTCTACTTCAACGTTTCTGGGAACAACCTTGACGGTGAGATACCTCCAGCATTGGGCTCTAGATTCAACAATGCCTCTTCATTTGCAGGTAATGAGAAATTATGTGGGAAGCCGTTGGATAGAAAGTGCGAGGAGATGACCAAAAAGGATAAAAAGAGGTTGATTGTCTTGATTATCATCATTGCATCTGGAGCTTTATTACTTGCATTGTGTTGCTGCTTTTACATTTTCAGCCTACTTCGATGGCGAAGGAGGCTCAAAGAAGGGGTTTCAGGGGAGAAGAAAAAGAGCCCGGCAAGGGCCAGTTCTGGGGCAAGTGGAGGCCGAGGCAGCACGGATAACGGTGGACCAAAGCTGGTTATGTTCAACACCAAAATCACCCTGGCCGAAACAATAGAGGCGACGAGACAATTCGACGAGGAGAATGTGCTGAGCAGAACAAGGTTTGGACTAGTATTCAAGGCATGCTACAACGATGGCATGGTCCTATCGGTCCGCAGGCTCCCAGATGGGGCATTGGACGAGAACATGTTCAGAAAAGAAGCTGAATCATTAGGCAAAGTCAGGCACCGAAACCTAACAGTTCTAAGAGGCTACTACGCTGGTCCACCAGACATGAGACTCTTAGTCTACGACTACATGCCGAATGGAAACCTCGCAACACTCCTCCAAGAAGCTTCACATCAAGATGGCCATGTTCTGAATTGGCCAATGCGACACCTCATTGCACTGGGAATTGCTCGGGGCTTAGCGTTCCTGCACCAGTCCTCAATGGTCCATGCGGACGTGAAACCACAGAATGTCCTGTTCGATGCAGATTTCGAAGCCCATTTATCTGATTTTGGGTTAGAGAGGCTAACAATAGCAACCCCAAGCGAAGCCTCAACTTCAGGCTCAGTTGGCACTTTGGGTTATGTATCTCCAGAAGCAATCTTAACTGGGGAAGCCACCAAGGAGTCTGATGTATACAGCTTTGGCATCGTGTTGCTGGAGCTTCTAACAGGAAAGCGCCCCGTGATGTTCACCCAAGACGAAGACATAGTCAAGTGGGTGAAGAAGCAACTACAGAGGGGTCAAATTACTGAGCTACTAGAGCCAGGGTTGCTTGAATTGGACCCAGAATCATCAGAGTGGGAAGAGTTCTTGTTGGGTGTCAAAGTAGGCTTGCTTTGCACGGCACCTGATCCGCTTGACCGACCAACCATGTCCGACATCGTTTTCATGCTCGAAGGCTGCCGTGTCGGCCCTGATATCCCCTCCTCCGCCGATCCCACCTCTCAAACTTCTCCAGCATAA
- the LOC112800793 gene encoding V-type proton ATPase 16 kDa proteolipid subunit: MAGFSGDETAPFFGFLGAAAALVFSCMGAAYGTAKSGVGVASMGVMRPELVMKSIVPVVMAGVLGIYGLIIAVIISTGINPKAKSYYLFDGYAHLSSGLACGLAGLSAGMAIGIVGDAGVRANAQQPKLFVGMILILIFAEALALYGLIVGIILSSRAGQSRAE, translated from the exons ATGGCTGGTTTCAGCGGCGATGAAACTGCTCCTTTCTTCGGATTCCTCGGCGCTGCCGCTGCCCTAGTTTTCTCCT GTATGGGTGCGGCTTATGGCACTGCAAAAAGTGGGGTTGGGGTTGCATCGATGGGTGTGATGAGACCCGAGCTTGTGATGAAATCAATTGTGCCAGTTGTCATGGCTGGTGTGTTGGGTATCTATGGTTTGATCATTGCGGTTATCATCAGTACTGGGATTAACCCTAAGGCCAAATCTTACTATCTCTTTGATGGCTACGCTCACCTTTCTTCTGGTTTGGCTTGTGGCCTTGCTGGTCTCTCTGCTGGCATGGCTATTGGCATTGTTGGGGATGCTGGTGTTAG AGCAAATGCCCAACAGCCAAAGCTTTTCGTTGGAATGATTCTCATTCTCATCTTTGCTGAGGCGTTAGCGTTGTATGGACTCATTGTTGGCATCATCCTTTCTTCCCGTGCCGGCCAATCCAGAGCTGAATGA